From a single Entelurus aequoreus isolate RoL-2023_Sb linkage group LG12, RoL_Eaeq_v1.1, whole genome shotgun sequence genomic region:
- the nopchap1 gene encoding uncharacterized protein C12orf45 homolog, with protein sequence MDKKTKKSSSQDLLSCGSGGGGLADKLLLKPAAGLKTERVPASSVLERLHTFLPKMAEANEKLKRQMEDSSAGDFDIQNVEQADKVIEMDVALVQLSDSGEEEHTCDEDSDEESDFTEDELKLPGQKSGGKDQVSIQVVE encoded by the exons ATGGATAAAAAGACGAAAAAATCGAGTTCTCAGGATTTGCTGTCATGTGGCAGCGGCGGAGGAG GTCTTGCTGACAAGTTACTCCTGAAACCGGCGGCCGGCTTGAAGACCGAAAGAGTTCCAGCAAGCAGCG TGTTGGAGCGGCTGCACACTTTCCTGCCGAAGATGGCAGAAGCCAATGAAAAGCTGAAGCGGCAGATGGAAGACTCTTCTGCAGGAGACTTCGACATCCAGAACGTAGAGCAGGCAGATAAAGTCATCGAGATG GATGTCGCGCTGGTGCAGCTCAGCGACTCGGGGGAGGAGGAGCACACGTGCGACGAGGACTCCGACGAGGAGAGTGACTTCACGGAAGACGAGCTCAAACTTCCGGGACAGAAGAGCGGCGGCAAAGACCAAGTCAGCATCCAGGTTGTGGAGTAG